The genomic region CGCACCCTGCGTGCCGCGGGCCGGGTGCCCGAGCTGGCCAGCACCGAGATCGTGCTGCTCATCGACGGCTTCGGCGCGCTCCGCGACGACTTCGAGGACCTCGACGAACCGGTCGTGGACATCCTCAAGCGGGGCAGCGGCTACGGCATCCACGTCGTCGCCGGCATGCTGCGCTGGAACGACGTGCGCATCGCCACCCAGTCCCAGTTCGGCACCCGCGTCGAACTGCGCCTGAACGACCCGAGTGAGTCCAGCATCGACCGCAAGCTCGGCGAGACCCTCTCGCCCGAGGAGAAGGGCCGCGTCCTCACCGACCGCAAGCTCTTCGCCCAGGTCGCCCTGCCCCGCACCGACGGCCTCGCCGACACCGCCGACCTCGGCGCGGTCCTGGAGACCACCGCCCGGCAGATCCGCGCCACCTGGACCGGCGAGGTCGCCCAGCCGGTACGCGTGCTGCCGCACGTGCTGGAGGCGCACCAGCTGCCCGGCCCGGCGGCCGAACCGCGCCGCGTCCCGGTCGGCCTGGACCAGACGCAGCTGGCCCCCGTCCCGCTCGACCTGTTCCACCACGACCAGCACCTGCTGATCATGGGCGACAGCGAGTGCGGCAAGACCAACCTGCTCAAGGTGATCGCCCGCGGCCTGATCGAGCGCTACGGCGACAAGGAGCTCGTCTTCGGCGTCTTCGACCCGCGCCGGGGCCTGCGCGGCGTCATCCCGGAGGAGTACCGGGGCGGCTACGCCTACAACACCAAGCTGTGCGCCGGCCTCGCCGCCGGCATCGCCTCCGAACTGGAGAAGCGGCTGCCCGACGAGAGTGCCGACGGCGCGGACCTGGAGCCGGGCTCCTTCTCCGGACCGCGGATCGTGATCCTCGTCGACGACTACGACGTCCTCACCACGGCGGGTCAGCAGCCGCTCGCGCCCTTCGTGCCGTACATCCCCTCGGCCGTCGACATCGGGCTGCACTTCGTTCTCACCCGCCGCGTCGCGGGCGCCTCCCGGGGCCTGTACGAGCCGCTGCTGCAGAGCCTGCGCGAGTCCGGCGCCTCGGCACTGGTGATGTCGGGCGACCGCAGCGAGGGGCAGCTCTTCCCCGGCGTGTACGCCGGTCCGCAGCCGCCCGGCCGGGGTGTGCTGGTCCGCAGGGGCGAACCGAGCCGGCTCATCCAGACCGTCTACGAGGGGACGAGGTAAACGCGTGACGAAGGATGTCATCGCCCTCACGAAGAAGATGCCCGACCCGCTGAGCGTGCTCGCCGGCCTGCTCTCCGGCGGGCCGGACCTGCTGGCGGGCACCGAGGGCGAAGGAGCCGTGGTGCAGCTCTGCGACCAGCAGGGCCGCCCGCTCGTCTCCGTCGAAGCGCCGCTGCTCGTACAGGTCAGGGGAGAGGCCGAGCGGCTGCTCGGCGCCCAGGAGCCGGAGGTGCCGTACTGGTGGACCGAAGCCCGGGCCACCACCGGCGTCCAGGAGGCGGAGGAACTCGCCGGGACGTTCGCCGCCCGCATCGCCACGCTGGTCGGCGGGACGGCCTGGCCGCCGCAGGCCGCCTGGTCGATGGCCGTGGTCAAGACGGACGGGATGACGGTGGCGCCGGCGCCGGCCGCCGCCCAGCCGGCCGTGGACGTGCTCACCGACAAGGTCGCCGTCGTCATCCAGGACCGTCCCGTGGTCGCGATGACGGCCTGGCTGTCGGACGCCTTCCGCGCTGCCGGGAACGCGGGTCTGGGACTCCAGATCGTCACCCCCGCGGGGACCCGCCTCTCCCCGGCGGTGCGGGGCAGCCTGCCGGGCTGGCCGTCCCGCTGGGTGGTGCAGGACGACCGGGACGGCTACTACGACGGTCTGTCCGGCGCGGTCCTCCAGTGGAGCAACGGCATGTTCGTGACGGTCGAGTCACCGCAGGCGACCCCGGAGGACCCGCGCACGCCCGTCGCCGCCTCCTTCCAGGAGGGCATCCAGGACACGGGCGAACGCCAGCTGGCGATCTCCTTCCGCACCGTCCACCCGGCCGACGACCGGCTCGTCCTCGGCGGTGCCGTGGAAGCCGTCTGGCGGGACGTCACCGGTGAGCCACCGGCGGGCTGGGGCACCGAGGAGCCGGCCAACCTCCCGTGGTCACTGCGGCAGTTGACCGACGTCGCCCACGAGCGGGCGCCCGAGCCGACCTGGCTGGTGGTCGTCGGCACGCCGGAGCGGCCGGGCCTGGCGACGGTGCGCATCACCCGGACGAAGGGCGGCGTGGAGGAGGACGTGACGCTGGCCTTCGGGTACGGACCGGGGGAGCGGATCCCGACGGACGCCGTGGCCGCCGCCGCGGAGAGCCTCGCCACCCGGCACGACCTCCAGTCGATGCTCGTCCAGATCCGCCGGGCCCGCCGCGACCTGTCCGTCCCGGCCCGCTTCGAAGGCCCCGGCGTGCCCTTCGCGTTCGTGCTGGGCGCCGAGGAGGTCCGTCAGATGCCGGGCGACCGGGCCCGGCGCACACCGCTGCCCGAGGCGCCGCGGGAACTGGGCCCGAAGACCCGTCCGGCCCTGTACTACCCGTTCCGGGGCGACCCGTCGGACCTGTCCGGCTGGCAGGACTTCGAGCGCCTGATGCGACACCTGAAGGGCACCTAGGGTCTGTCGTTTGGATCACGTCGCAGACGCGGGGTCTGGCACGCGCATCTGCCGCGTTGTCGTCGCTCACCGGCGCTGAGTGGCACTGTCACTTCCCTGCGACCTGATCCAAACGACAGGCCCTAGTCCCCGGCCGGGACACCGAGACAGCGCAAGGGCCCGTACTCGCGATGAGTACGGGCCCTTGGGCGTGCGTTCACGGGCGGTCAGCCCACGGTTGCCTTCTCGCGCTCGCGCCGCTCGGCGCTCTGGCGCTCACGGGCCACCTCGGCCGCGTCCCGCTTGAAGGCCCACTCCATCTTCGGCTCCATCGCGAACCGGAAGACCCGCCGCACCGGCTTGGTG from Streptomyces chartreusis NRRL 3882 harbors:
- a CDS encoding DUF6177 family protein — encoded protein: MTKDVIALTKKMPDPLSVLAGLLSGGPDLLAGTEGEGAVVQLCDQQGRPLVSVEAPLLVQVRGEAERLLGAQEPEVPYWWTEARATTGVQEAEELAGTFAARIATLVGGTAWPPQAAWSMAVVKTDGMTVAPAPAAAQPAVDVLTDKVAVVIQDRPVVAMTAWLSDAFRAAGNAGLGLQIVTPAGTRLSPAVRGSLPGWPSRWVVQDDRDGYYDGLSGAVLQWSNGMFVTVESPQATPEDPRTPVAASFQEGIQDTGERQLAISFRTVHPADDRLVLGGAVEAVWRDVTGEPPAGWGTEEPANLPWSLRQLTDVAHERAPEPTWLVVVGTPERPGLATVRITRTKGGVEEDVTLAFGYGPGERIPTDAVAAAAESLATRHDLQSMLVQIRRARRDLSVPARFEGPGVPFAFVLGAEEVRQMPGDRARRTPLPEAPRELGPKTRPALYYPFRGDPSDLSGWQDFERLMRHLKGT